Proteins found in one Pseudorasbora parva isolate DD20220531a chromosome 11, ASM2467924v1, whole genome shotgun sequence genomic segment:
- the eef1g gene encoding elongation factor 1-gamma has translation MAAGTLYTYPENWRAFKAQIAAQYSGARLKIANAPPAFTFGQTNRSPAFLSNFPLGKVPAYQGDDGLCLFESNAIAHYLSSDALRGSTPQASAQVLQWVSFADSEIIPPASAWVFPTLGIMQFNKQATEQAKEEVKRVLAVLNQHLNTRTFLVGERVSLADITVVCSLLWLYKQVLEPAFRQPYPNVTRWFVTCVNQPQFKAVLGEVKLCEKMAQFDAKKFAEMQPKKEIPTKKEKAGKEGGKQQQQPPQQEKKEKKKEEKKAAPAEEEMDECDAALASEPKAKDPFAHLPKSSFVMDEFKRKYSNEDTMTVALPYFWDHFDREGFSIWYAEYRFPKELTMAFMSCNLITGMFQRLDKLRKNAFASVILFGANNDSCISGIWVFRGQDLAFPLSDDWQIDYESYTWRKLDVDSEECKTMVKEYFAWEGEFKHVGKPFNQGKIFK, from the exons ATGGCGGCAGGG ACTCTCTACACATACCCGGAGAACTGGAGGGCCTTTAAGGCTCAGATCGCTGCCCAGTACAGTGGGGCTCGTCTGAAGATTGCGAACGCCCCCCCTGCCTTCACCTTTGGGCAGACGAACCGATCCCCTGCTTTCCTTAGCAACTTTCCCTTGGGCAAG GTTCCTGCTTACCAGGGTGATGATGGATTATGTCTGTTTGAGAGCAATGCCATTGCTCACTACT TGAGCAGTGATGCCCTTCGTGGTAGCACTCCCCAGGCCAGTGCCCAGGTGCTGCAGTGGGTCAGTTTTGCTGATTCTGAGATCATCCCTCCAGCTAGTGCCTGGGTGTTCCCCACCTTGGGTATAATGCAGTTCAACAAACAG GCCACAGAACAGGCTAAGGAAGAGGTTAAACGAGTCCTTGCTGTCCTGAATCAGCACTTAAACACCCGGACTTTCCTGGTTGGGGAAAGAGTCAGTCTAGCTGATATCACTGTTGTCTGCTCTCTGCTCTGGCTTTACAAACAG GTTCTTGAGCCTGCGTTCCGCCAGCCTTACCCCAATGTTACTCGCTGGTTTGTGACCTGTGTCAACCAACCTCAGTTTAAGGCCGTTTTGGGGGAGGTTAAGCTCTGTGAGAAAATGGCTCAGTTTGATG CTAAGAAGTTTGCAGAGATGCAGCCAAAGAAGGAGATTCCTACCAAGAAGGAGAAGGCTGGCAAGGAAGGAGGCAAGCAGCAGCAACAACCGCCGCAGCAGgagaaaaaagagaagaaaaaggaGGAAAAGAAAGCCGCCCCTGCTGAGGAGGAGATGGACGAATGTGATGCTGCATTGGCTTCAGAGCCAAAAGCCAAGGACCCATTTGCTCATCTTCCAAAAAG TTCTTTTGTCATGGATGAGTTCAAGAGGAAATACTCCAATGAGGACACAATGACTGTGGCATTGCCTTACTTCTGGGATCACTTTGATCGTGAGGGCTTCTCAATCTGGTATGCTGAGTACCGCTTCCCTAAGGAGCTGACCATGGCCTTCATGAGCTGTAATCTTATCACAG GAATGTTCCAGCGACTTGACAAACTACGTAAGAATGCATTTGCCAGTGTCATCCTCTTCGGTGCAAACAACGACAGTTGCATCTCTGGTATCTGGGTCTTCAGAGGCCAGGACCTTGCATTTCCT CTGAGTGATGATTGGCAGATTGACTACGAGTCATACACTTGGCGCAAGTTGGATGTGGACAGCGAGGAGTGCAAGACCATGGTGAAGGAATACTTTGCATGGGAGGGTGAATTTAAACATGTAGGCAAACCTTTCAACCAGGGCAAGATTTTCAAATGA
- the polr2g gene encoding DNA-directed RNA polymerase II subunit RPB7 has translation MFYHISLEHEILLHPRYFGPNLLNTVKQKLFTEVEGTCTGKYGFVIAVTTIDNIGAGVIQPGRGFVLYPVKYKAIVFRPFKGEVVDAVVTQVNKVGLFTEIGPMSCFISRHSIPSEMEFDPNSNPPCYKTVDEDIVIQQDDEIRLKIVGTRVDKNDIFAIGSLMDDYLGLVS, from the exons ATGTTTTATCAC ATCTCTTTGGAGCATGAGATTCTCCTCCATCCAAGATACTTTGGACCTAACCTTTTGAACACAGTCAAGCAGAAGCTGTTCACTGAGGTGGAGGGAACATGTACAGGAAA GTATGGCTTTGTTATTGCAGTAACTACAATCGATAATATTGGAGCAGGTGTAATACAGCCTGGCAGAGGTTTTGTGCTGTATCCTGTCAAATACAAAGCCATAGTATTCCGGCCCTTCAAGGGAGAAGTTGTGGATGCTGTTGTCACTCAGGTTAACAAA GTTGGACTCTTTACAGAAATTGGTCCCATGTCTTGTTTCATTTCTCGTCAT TCTATTCCCTCTGAGATGGAGTTTGACCCAAACTCAAATCCTCCATGCTATAAGACAGTCGATGAG GATATTGTGATCCAACAAGATGATGAAATTCGACTGAAGATTGTGGGAACTCGAGTGGATAAGAATGATATT TTTGCCATTGGATCTCTTATGGATGACTACCTGG GTCTTGTGAGCTGA